A single genomic interval of Zingiber officinale cultivar Zhangliang chromosome 4A, Zo_v1.1, whole genome shotgun sequence harbors:
- the LOC121972660 gene encoding G-type lectin S-receptor-like serine/threonine-protein kinase At5g35370 → MPTSLLLLLLPLLLLLLPRASIVAAVATEFLYPNFTVSYFNFSESGGVFLNSPAAVFSLTIADPTRQNASFYLSVLHSATGSVVWSANRNASIPSDGVVALSSHGLSIALPDSTVVWTTRALPLAVSALRLLDSGNLLLIDAANATLWQSFDHPTDTLVSGQNLPVGSPLTASVSSTNFTEGDYAFVVTPGDALMTWKGSQRYWSLSTDVRSFKESNAEVVSMATNATGLYLFSLGGEVVFEIFLPRSDFRILKLNHTGEFQVASYAAPNSSTITGNEFEAPSSNCDLPRSCPSLAICNEGINSSTCSCPTNFQAFNSGVCMPADGSRLPSSASCGDLSAISYITLESGIEYFANTFASPTTSGGNVSSCQSLCTGSCSCLGFFYRNTSLACFLLQHQLGSFFESNAVGTSTTIGYIKTLVSRSSTPDHSNDRAKKTHLIAILLPAGASFLLVLGSVSTWIIWRKRGGATQGSKGMKTRATTAAALGGGEGDDSQDDIEILIPRLPTRFTYAELEEATGHFGTKIGSGGFGVVYKGQLQDRTEVAVKRLENVGLHGRKEFCTEIAIIGNIRHVNLVRLRGFCAQGSRRLLVYEYMNRGSLDCLLFGPGPALEWQERVEIAVSAARGLAYLHGGCEHKIIHCDVKPENILLHDGGHVKISDFGLAKLLAPEQSGLFTTMRGTRGYLAPEWLTNSAVTDRADVYSFGIVLLEIVRGRKNLSRGNEEEQQQEGSWSGESSAGEEEYFPLTALEGHQEERYLELADPRLEGRVREEEVARVVKVALCCLHEEPRLRPSMPAVVGMLEGNVEVGKPRVDSLNFLRLYGQGPTDPSPPVTRGGIRLATPADGNRTASDVDSVTYTAAESIPGPSS, encoded by the coding sequence ATGCCGAcctctctcctcctcctcctcctccccctcctcctcctcctcctacccCGGGCCTCCATCGTCGCTGCAGTAGCCACCGAGTTCCTCTATCCCAACTTCACTGTCTCTTATTTCAACTTCAGCGAGTCCGGCGGCGTCTTCCTCAACTCGCCCGCCGCCGTCTTCTCCCTCACCATCGCCGATCCCACCAGACAGAACGCCAGCTTCTATCTCTCCGTCCTCCACTCCGCCACCGGCAGCGTCGTCTGGTCTGCCAACCGCAACGCCTCCATTCCCTCTGACGGCGTCGTCGCCCTCTCCAGCCACGGCCTCTCCATCGCTCTCCCCGACAGCACCGTCGTATGGACCACCCGAGCCCTCCCCTTAGCCGTGAGCGCCCTCCGCCTCCTTGATTCCGGCAACCTCCTCCTCATCGACGCCGCGAACGCCACCCTCTGGCAATCGTTCGATCACCCCACCGACACCCTCGTCTCCGGCCAAAATCTCCCGGTGGGTTCACCACTCACGGCGTCTGTTTCCAGCACAAACTTCACGGAAGGGGATTACGCCTTCGTCGTCACCCCCGGCGATGCCTTGATGACCTGGAAGGGCAGCCAGCGATACTGGAGCCTCTCCACCGACGTCCGGTCGTTCAAGGAATCCAACGCCGAGGTCGTCTCCATGGCCACCAACGCGACTGGTCTCTATTTGTTCTCCCTCGGGGGAGAGGTTGTCTTCGAGATCTTTCTGCCGAGATCGGACTTCCGGATCCTGAAATTGAACCACACCGGCGAGTTCCAAGTCGCCAGCTACGCCGCCCCCAATTCCTCGACGATCACGGGAAACGAGTTCGAGGCGCCAAGCAGCAATTGCGACCTTCCCCGGTCCTGCCCTTCTCTTGCCATCTGCAACGAAGGCATCAATTCATCCACTTGTAGTTGTCCGACCAACTTCCAGGCTTTCAATTCCGGAGTTTGCATGCCGGCCGACGGATCTCGTCTGCCCTCTTCAGCCTCCTGCGGCGACCTCTCCGCCATCTCTTACATAACGCTTGAGAGTGGAATCGAGTACTTCGCCAACACGTTCGCGAGCCCGACGACCTCCGGCGGCAACGTCTCCTCATGCCAGAGTCTCTGCACGGGGAGCTGCTCCTGTTTGGGCTTCTTCTACAGGAACACTTCGCTCGCTTGCTTTCTCTTGCAACACCAGCTCGGTTCGTTCTTCGAGAGCAACGCAGTGGGGACTTCGACCACCATCGGCTACATCAAGACTCTAGTTTCTCGATCGTCGACGCCGGATCATTCGAACGACCGCGCGAAGAAGACGCACTTGATAGCGATCTTGTTGCCCGCTGGGGCCTCTTTCCTTCTTGTTCTCGGATCGGTTTCGACGTGGATTATTTGGCGCAAGAGGGGCGGCGCTACCCAGGGATCGAAGGGGATGAAAACAAGGGCGACGACGGCGGCGGCATTGGGCGGCGGTGAAGGAGATGATTCACAGGACGACATAGAGATCTTGATACCACGGCTGCCAACGAGGTTCACCTACGCGGAGCTGGAGGAGGCGACCGGGCACTTCGGGACCAAGATCGGCTCCGGCGGATTCGGGGTGGTGTACAAGGGGCAGCTCCAGGACAGGACGGAGGTGGCGGTGAAGAGGCTGGAGAACGTGGGGCTTCATGGCCGGAAGGAGTTCTGCACCGAGATCGCCATCATCGGCAACATTCGGCATGTGAACCTGGTCCGCCTCCGCGGGTTCTGCGCGCAGGGGAGCCGGCGGTTGCTGGTGTACGAGTACATGAATCGAGGCTCGCTGGACTGCCTGCTGTTCGGCCCCGGCCCGGCGCTGGAGTGGCAGGAGCGAGTGGAGATCGCGGTAAGCGCCGCGCGAGGCCTGGCGTACCTCCACGGCGGGTGCGAGCACAAGATCATCCACTGCGACGTGAAGCCGGAGAACATTCTGCTCCACGACGGCGGTCACGTCAAGATCTCCGACTTCGGGTTGGCGAAGCTGCTGGCTCCGGAGCAGTCTGGATTGTTCACGACGATGCGGGGGACCCGGGGCTACCTAGCGCCGGAGTGGCTAACGAATTCCGCCGTCACCGACCGGGCAGACGTGTACAGCTTTGGGATAGTACTGCTGGAGATCGTGCGGGGGCGAAAGAACCTGTCGAGGGGCAACGAGGAGGAGCAGCAGCAGGAGGGGAGCTGGTCGGGCGAGTCGTCGGCCGGGGAGGAGGAGTACTTCCCCCTGACGGCGCTAGAGGGGCACCAGGAGGAGAGATACCTGGAACTGGCGGACCCGAGGTTGGAAGGGCGGGTGagggaggaggaggtggcgcgGGTGGTGAAGGTCGCGCTTTGCTGCTTGCATGAGGAGCCCAGGCTGCGGCCGTCGATGCCCGCGGTGGTGGGGATGCTGGAGGGAAACGTAGAGGTGGGGAAGCCGAGGGTGGATTCGCTCAACTTCTTGAGGCTTTACGGCCAGGGACCTACGGACCCTTCGCCGCCGGTGACGAGGGGAGGGATCAGATTAGCTACTCCGGCCGACGGTAATCGTACCGCGTCTGACGTGGACTCCGTCACCTACACGGCTGCAGAGTCAATTCCGGGCCCCAGTAGTTAA
- the LOC121970689 gene encoding sialyltransferase-like protein 5 — translation MRTAKSNAASRHPTVIAILLAAALVFSAVVVSIQSSLFTGTRISVADGQIQILSDFQSTVQQCVASRGLGLTAEIIDHCKLVLKFPQGTNSTWYNAQFKIFEPLEYKYDVCEAILLWEQYHNMTTVLTREYLDVRPDGWFDYAAKRIAQLGADKCYNRSLCEEHLNLILPAKPPFYPRQFRTCAVVGNSGDLLKTELGQEIDEHDAVFRDNEAPVNEKYAKYVGLKRDFRLVVRGVARNMAAIMNGSSDEVLIIKSVMHRDFNAMIKELPNPVYLFQGIVLRRGAKGTGMKSVELALSMCDIVDIYGFTVDPGYTEWTRYFSTPRKGHNPLQGRAYYQLLECLGVIRIHSPMRAKRKQDWSNVPGKELKRTAHAAALHLKQKETGHRGDLGPFANCKVWGSAKQDGPVSGSPDMGDVRKNSNYNKWELLPFESLRKEAREHYAQMSGVSLYKMDGNKLDDLVCVRHTGKAEAQRYK, via the exons ATGAGAACGGCGAAGAGCAACGCGGCTAGTCGGCATCCGACCGTCATCGCCATCCTCCTCGCTGCGGCCCTCGTCTTCTCCGCTGTCGTCGTCTCCATCCAGTCCTCCCTCTTCACCG GAACCCGGATATCGGTCGCCGACGGCCAGATCCAAATCCTATCGGATTTTCAGTCCACCGTCCAGCAATGCGTG GCAAGCAGAGGACTTGGGCTTACTGCAGAAATCATTGACCACTGTAAATTAGTCCTCAAATTTCCGCAAGGCACCAACAGCACCTGG TATAATGCacagtttaaaatttttgagccACTGGAGTACAAATATGATGTTTGTGAAGCTATTCTTCTCTGGGAACAG TATCATAACATGACCACAGTCTTGACACGGGAATATCTGGATGTTCGACCTGATGGATGGTTTGATTATGCTGCAAAAAGAATTGCACAGTT GGGTGCAGATAAATGCTATAATCGGTCACTTTGCGAGGAACATCTTAACTTAATATTACCTGCAAAGCCTCCATTCTATCCTCGCCAGTTCAGAACTTGTGCTGTCGTTGGGAACTCAGGGGACCTCTTAAAGACGGAATTGGGGCAGGAGATTGATGAACATGATGCAGTATTCAGGGATAATGAGGCTCCGGTAAATGAG AAATATGCCAAATATGTTGGACTGAAAAGGGATTTTCGCCTTGTTGTGAGAGGTGTTGCTCGTAACATGGCTGCTATTATGAATGGATCTT CTGATGAGGTGCTTATAATCAAGAGTGTAATGCACAGAGACTTCAATGCTATGATAAAG GAACTTCCCAATCCTGTTTATCTTTTCCAAGGTATTGTTCTAAGAAGAGGTGCCAAGGGAACTGGAATGAAGTCTGTGGAATTGGCACTCTCCATGTGTGACATTGTCGATATATATGGGTTCACGGTAGATCCTGGCTACACAGAATG GACGCGTTACTTCTCGACCCCTAGGAAGGGGCACAACCCACTGCAAGGAAGGGCTTATTATCAACTTCTCGAATGCCTAGGT GTCATCAGGATCCATTCCCCCATGAGAGCTAAGAGGAAGCAGGATTGGTCCAATGTGCCGGGCAAAGAACTCAAACGAACTGCTCATGCTGCTGCATTGCATTTGAAACAGAAAGAAACTGGCCACAGAGGCGATTTAGGACCCTTTGCTAACTGCAAGGTTTGGGGTTCTGCGAAACAAGATGGTCCTGTGTCAGGGTCGCCCGACATGGGTGACGTGCGCAAGAATTCAAATTATAATAAATGGGAGCTCCTGCCATTCGAGAGCTTGAGAAAGGAAGCTCGAGAACATTATGCACAAATGAGCGGCGtttctctttacaagatggatGGGAACAAACTGGATGATCTTGTCTGTGTAAGGCACACAGGGAAAGCTGAAGCTCAAAGATACAAATAA